Proteins encoded by one window of Thermobaculum terrenum ATCC BAA-798:
- a CDS encoding endonuclease MutS2 — MDIQDKAYTSLEYDKILQLLSKHTSFSLSRELALSLRPLNDLDGAIRSQRETTEALRVLQLKPDITIGGARDIRSLVTKASLGGVLDPSELLQISDTIAAANSFSRQLGKVLEDADSFSLLSAQLRHIVDLSDLRKQIDAAIDDQAQVRDSASTTLARIRSQLRSAHDRLMQHLNSLISSSSYRDALQEPIITQRDGRYVVPVRADARHRIPGIVHDVSGSGQTLFVEPLATVDMGNRITELRRQESEEIERILAQLSEAVASVASDIMRTLLALARLDFALAKAKFSQHLHACEPELVSAEYEGDKLFLPDARHPLLGRDVVPITIFLGGDFRVLVITGPNTGGKTVALKTTGLLSLMALSGLHLPTSERARVPVLKYILADIGDEQSIEQSLSTFSSHVINIKKMLEVAGPDTLLLLDELGAGTDPEEGAAIAEAIIDYLLEKRALVVATTHYPEIKVYAQTTPGVTNAAVEFDLETLSPTYRLTIGLPGRSYAIDIAQRLGLPKVVIEAAKSRVSPESRAANDLLEQIEAEKKLADQRLAEAEQIRREAEELRSRAAAELQEAERIREQALEEGYQQALRELEDVRREIDEVRRRLSASQAASKLGEIADALRAVENVERRVRKSTRGSKRPSVIRRLPQVGDSVRIKSFGTEGKVLSISDSTAEVQVGSLRSRVPLSDLEVVGGKQSTETSSQTRTRGVRLNVDVRANISTELDLRGMRAEEALSKLDEYLNDAYIQGIPTARIIHGYGTGALRDAVRSMLQGHPLVSGFRPGGPGEGGDGVTVINLISR; from the coding sequence TTGGATATACAGGATAAAGCATATACAAGCCTAGAATACGATAAGATACTACAGCTCTTAAGTAAGCACACCTCGTTTAGCCTTAGTAGAGAGCTGGCTCTATCCCTACGTCCGCTGAATGATCTGGATGGGGCTATAAGGTCTCAGCGGGAGACAACTGAGGCTCTCAGAGTTTTACAGCTTAAGCCAGATATAACGATAGGCGGAGCAAGGGATATTAGAAGCCTGGTCACAAAGGCGAGTCTGGGAGGCGTACTGGATCCTTCGGAGCTGTTACAGATCTCTGATACTATAGCAGCTGCCAACAGCTTCTCCAGGCAGCTTGGTAAGGTCTTGGAAGATGCAGACTCCTTTTCTCTGCTATCTGCTCAGTTGAGGCACATAGTTGACCTGTCTGATCTGCGTAAACAAATAGACGCGGCCATAGATGACCAGGCTCAGGTACGCGACTCTGCCAGTACGACTCTTGCAAGGATAAGATCGCAACTGAGATCTGCACATGATCGCTTAATGCAGCACCTCAATAGTCTGATTAGCTCCTCCTCTTATAGAGATGCCCTGCAGGAGCCGATCATTACTCAGAGAGATGGGAGATATGTAGTTCCCGTACGTGCGGATGCGAGACACAGGATACCAGGTATAGTTCACGATGTGTCGGGTAGTGGGCAGACGCTATTTGTAGAACCACTAGCTACCGTAGACATGGGTAACAGGATTACTGAGCTTCGTAGGCAGGAATCCGAGGAGATAGAAAGGATACTTGCCCAGCTATCCGAAGCGGTTGCTTCGGTTGCTTCAGATATTATGAGGACTTTGCTTGCTCTCGCTAGATTGGACTTTGCCTTGGCCAAGGCGAAGTTCTCTCAGCATTTGCATGCTTGTGAGCCTGAGCTTGTAAGCGCTGAGTATGAAGGAGATAAACTATTCCTGCCCGATGCTAGGCATCCGCTATTAGGTAGGGATGTAGTGCCCATAACCATTTTCCTGGGGGGAGATTTCAGAGTACTGGTTATAACTGGACCCAATACTGGCGGTAAGACAGTTGCCCTCAAGACTACAGGACTCCTCTCTCTAATGGCTCTAAGTGGGCTGCACTTACCTACTAGCGAGCGTGCGCGCGTGCCAGTGTTGAAGTACATTTTGGCTGATATAGGCGACGAGCAAAGCATTGAGCAAAGCTTGTCGACATTCTCTTCTCACGTCATCAATATTAAGAAGATGCTAGAGGTGGCTGGTCCTGATACTTTACTGCTGCTGGACGAGTTGGGAGCAGGTACAGATCCGGAAGAAGGGGCAGCTATAGCCGAAGCAATTATCGATTATCTGCTTGAAAAGCGGGCTTTGGTGGTAGCTACCACCCACTATCCCGAGATCAAGGTATATGCTCAGACTACTCCAGGCGTTACTAATGCGGCTGTAGAGTTTGATCTGGAGACACTCTCCCCCACGTATAGGCTAACGATTGGTCTTCCGGGTCGTAGCTATGCCATAGATATTGCCCAGAGGTTGGGCTTACCTAAGGTGGTCATTGAGGCGGCAAAATCTAGGGTCTCTCCTGAAAGCAGAGCTGCCAACGATCTATTGGAACAGATAGAGGCCGAAAAGAAGCTGGCAGATCAGAGATTAGCTGAGGCAGAACAGATTAGACGTGAGGCGGAAGAGCTTCGTTCACGTGCTGCAGCTGAACTCCAGGAAGCTGAAAGAATAAGGGAGCAAGCTCTTGAAGAGGGATATCAGCAGGCTCTAAGAGAACTGGAAGATGTACGTCGGGAGATCGATGAGGTTAGAAGAAGGTTGAGTGCCTCTCAGGCAGCGAGCAAACTGGGGGAGATCGCTGATGCTCTAAGAGCAGTGGAGAATGTTGAGCGCCGTGTAAGGAAGTCTACAAGAGGTTCGAAGAGACCTAGTGTCATTAGAAGGCTCCCTCAGGTAGGAGATAGTGTGAGAATAAAGAGCTTTGGTACTGAGGGAAAGGTTCTCAGTATAAGTGATTCTACCGCTGAAGTACAAGTAGGTAGCCTCCGTTCTAGGGTCCCACTATCTGATCTGGAGGTCGTAGGGGGGAAGCAAAGTACTGAGACATCGTCTCAAACGCGTACCCGTGGTGTCAGGCTAAATGTCGATGTTAGGGCCAACATCTCTACAGAACTTGACTTGAGGGGAATGAGAGCTGAGGAGGCTCTTTCTAAGCTTGATGAATACCTTAATGATGCTTACATACAGGGTATACCAACAGCACGTATAATTCATGGCTATGGTACTGGAGCTCTGCGGGATGCAGTCAGGAGCATGCTGCAAGGTCATCCACTGGTCTCTGGGTTTCGGCCTGGTGGTCCGGGTGAGGGAGGAGATGGGGTAACTGTTATCAATCTTATCTCCCGCTAA
- the fabF gene encoding beta-ketoacyl-ACP synthase II, protein MTTENKVDLRERLIEKLRATIKEEGGELTETIERQIAQIATNVAHEPQSLVEPLEVTDNSRQNRRVVITGMGVISPVGIGKEAYWESLVNGKSGIDIITMCDTEGCTTKIAGEVKNWNPEEYIDPKQIRRMSRASQFAVGAAKQAVQDAELCFEEQNPRVGVLLGTGTSSFPDTEAAAQTLFTRGPMRISPFFAPISLANAPAGQVAMTFKAHGYNGTIVTACAAGTQAIGEAFEVIRRGEADVMLAGGTEAPICRLGLAAFCVMRVMSTRNDEPQKASRPFDKNRDGFVPGEGAAILVLESLEHALERGAKIYAEVVGYGATSDAYHMVMPEPDGTGAARAMRKALECAHLSPDQIDYINGHGTSTQLNDAAETAAIKAVFGEYAYKVPISSTKSMTGHLLGAAGAIEAVASVMTIYDKVIPPTINYETPDPECDLDYVPNEARRADVRTVMSNSFGFGGQNAVLIFREYQG, encoded by the coding sequence ATGACTACCGAAAACAAAGTCGACCTGAGGGAAAGGCTTATAGAAAAACTTAGAGCAACCATAAAGGAAGAGGGTGGAGAACTCACAGAAACCATAGAGCGTCAAATTGCGCAGATCGCCACCAACGTAGCTCACGAGCCCCAATCCCTTGTAGAGCCTTTGGAAGTAACTGACAACTCCAGACAAAATAGAAGAGTTGTAATCACGGGTATGGGAGTAATCTCTCCTGTAGGCATAGGAAAAGAGGCTTACTGGGAATCACTTGTCAACGGAAAGTCTGGAATAGACATTATCACCATGTGCGATACCGAAGGTTGCACAACGAAGATAGCCGGAGAGGTAAAAAACTGGAATCCAGAGGAGTATATCGATCCCAAGCAGATACGTAGGATGTCCCGAGCATCACAATTTGCTGTTGGGGCCGCAAAACAGGCTGTACAAGACGCAGAGCTATGCTTTGAAGAGCAAAATCCCAGGGTAGGTGTGCTGTTGGGGACCGGAACTTCGAGCTTCCCTGATACCGAGGCTGCTGCGCAGACTCTATTTACACGGGGGCCTATGAGAATTAGCCCCTTCTTTGCACCTATTAGCCTGGCAAATGCACCTGCAGGGCAGGTGGCAATGACGTTCAAGGCTCATGGGTATAACGGCACTATAGTGACCGCTTGTGCCGCAGGTACTCAGGCCATTGGTGAAGCCTTTGAAGTGATAAGGCGCGGTGAAGCAGATGTCATGCTAGCCGGGGGCACTGAGGCTCCTATCTGTCGCTTGGGCTTGGCTGCGTTCTGCGTCATGCGTGTTATGAGCACTCGTAATGATGAGCCACAAAAGGCTAGCAGACCATTTGATAAGAACAGGGATGGCTTCGTACCAGGCGAAGGCGCAGCAATACTTGTACTCGAATCATTGGAACATGCATTAGAAAGAGGTGCAAAGATCTATGCTGAGGTAGTAGGCTATGGAGCTACATCAGATGCCTACCACATGGTCATGCCTGAGCCTGATGGAACTGGTGCTGCCAGAGCCATGCGCAAGGCACTAGAGTGCGCACACCTGAGTCCAGATCAGATAGACTACATCAACGGGCACGGTACGAGCACACAGCTAAACGACGCCGCAGAGACCGCAGCCATAAAAGCAGTCTTTGGCGAATACGCATATAAGGTGCCTATAAGCTCTACCAAATCCATGACGGGGCACTTGCTAGGAGCCGCAGGAGCCATAGAAGCAGTGGCTTCTGTAATGACAATTTACGACAAGGTAATTCCTCCCACTATCAACTATGAAACACCCGACCCCGAATGTGACCTCGACTACGTGCCAAATGAGGCCAGGAGGGCGGATGTCAGAACAGTTATGTCCAACTCCTTCGGCTTCGGTGGTCAGAACGCAGTACTGATATTTAGGGAGTATCAAGGGTAA
- a CDS encoding nuclease-related domain-containing protein: MQVAVNAEYVRSRQSLIQRTLLIGFFFLTASVVIVLLYQQLIFVAWPLMIIGYIITSLTRQIQFDLGQNVRTDQRLATALKSLSNRYWLGNWIPVGSVIVDGILVGPEGVLVIETRNHGGVTECNGNKWKRRKNILVRFFTGEPSLGNPSIDLQASLEAITKDLQEAGFGDVPVSGAVVFTSPDAVLMLDDCKNTALTSAQLLRWANSRQVPSVVISDATRQKIIEHFSAKITSAKSPAHQEQEVKAK; encoded by the coding sequence GTGCAAGTAGCAGTTAACGCAGAATACGTAAGAAGTCGCCAAAGCCTTATACAGAGAACCTTACTAATAGGGTTCTTCTTCCTAACAGCATCAGTAGTAATAGTCCTGCTTTATCAGCAGCTGATATTTGTTGCATGGCCACTCATGATTATCGGCTATATAATAACGAGCCTTACTAGGCAGATCCAGTTCGATCTAGGACAAAACGTGAGGACAGATCAGAGACTGGCCACAGCTTTGAAATCCCTGAGCAACAGGTACTGGCTAGGCAATTGGATACCTGTAGGCTCTGTGATAGTAGATGGCATACTCGTAGGTCCCGAAGGCGTACTGGTAATTGAGACCCGTAATCATGGCGGCGTGACGGAATGTAATGGTAACAAGTGGAAAAGACGAAAGAATATCTTAGTACGTTTCTTTACTGGCGAACCATCCCTGGGCAACCCTTCAATAGATTTGCAGGCATCTCTTGAAGCTATAACAAAGGACCTACAGGAGGCAGGTTTTGGGGATGTCCCCGTAAGCGGTGCCGTAGTATTTACATCACCTGATGCTGTATTGATGTTAGACGACTGTAAAAACACAGCCTTAACTTCCGCACAGCTACTGCGTTGGGCCAATAGTAGGCAAGTACCTTCGGTTGTGATCTCAGATGCAACTAGACAGAAGATAATTGAACACTTTTCTGCGAAAATAACATCAGCTAAAAGCCCAGCCCATCAGGAACAAGAAGTAAAAGCTAAGTAA
- a CDS encoding GNAT family N-acetyltransferase, translated as MGTDVSNIMIRAGRLSDIALCERLDASFTTDLVWQIALDSYGIGSEEDISLRLLTARLPRPRAITDPPIPSHLESKWDRLGLFLVAEIDKLVGFLCASIEEQYLRIEQIVVDKPFRRLGIGNSLMGATISWARENHMKAITCTISTKNYPGITFFRSQGFHICGYNEKHFTSGDIAIYMALELLDE; from the coding sequence ATGGGAACGGATGTTAGTAATATAATGATCAGAGCTGGAAGGTTGTCAGATATAGCCTTATGTGAGAGGCTAGATGCCAGCTTCACCACCGATCTGGTTTGGCAGATAGCACTAGACTCCTATGGGATAGGTTCAGAAGAAGATATTTCCCTTCGACTACTAACCGCTAGGCTACCAAGGCCTAGAGCAATAACTGATCCTCCGATCCCATCACATCTCGAGAGCAAATGGGACAGGTTAGGTCTGTTCTTAGTGGCCGAGATAGACAAGCTAGTTGGCTTCCTATGCGCAAGTATAGAGGAGCAATACCTCAGGATCGAGCAAATAGTGGTAGATAAGCCATTCCGCAGATTAGGCATCGGTAATTCCCTGATGGGTGCTACTATCAGCTGGGCTAGAGAAAACCATATGAAGGCAATTACTTGCACAATATCGACTAAGAACTATCCAGGTATAACGTTCTTTAGGTCGCAGGGCTTTCATATATGTGGCTATAATGAGAAGCATTTCACTTCTGGAGATATAGCTATCTATATGGCACTGGAACTACTAGATGAATAG
- the pth gene encoding aminoacyl-tRNA hydrolase, with translation MNREFLIVGLGNPGKEYEHTRHNIGFLVVDELARRYKSSGFSLIDRALVAEICIDGHKAILAKPVTYMNNSGQAVKLLLRRYNLEYQSSLIVIYDDLDLPFGTIRVRTKGSSGGHRGVQSIIDTIGSNEFLRVRVGIGRDPKLDPVDYVLGRWNKEQLPYIDHMITHAADAVESLIKEGVEITMNSFNTKSTK, from the coding sequence ATGAATAGAGAATTTTTGATCGTTGGTCTCGGCAATCCTGGAAAAGAGTACGAACATACACGACACAATATAGGCTTCCTAGTAGTAGATGAGCTAGCCCGTAGATATAAATCATCTGGATTCTCTCTAATCGACAGAGCATTAGTGGCAGAAATCTGTATAGATGGTCACAAAGCAATCTTGGCCAAGCCCGTTACCTACATGAACAACAGTGGGCAGGCAGTCAAGCTTCTGCTCAGACGCTACAATCTGGAATATCAGAGTTCCCTGATAGTTATATATGATGACCTAGATCTACCATTTGGAACCATTAGGGTGAGAACCAAAGGTAGCTCAGGAGGTCATCGAGGAGTTCAGTCGATAATAGATACTATTGGAAGTAACGAATTCTTAAGAGTTCGAGTGGGTATAGGGAGAGACCCCAAGTTAGATCCAGTAGATTACGTCCTTGGAAGATGGAACAAGGAGCAACTGCCTTACATTGATCACATGATCACTCACGCAGCAGATGCAGTGGAATCTTTGATCAAAGAAGGTGTTGAGATTACCATGAATAGCTTCAACACCAAATCAACGAAATAG
- the gcvPB gene encoding aminomethyl-transferring glycine dehydrogenase subunit GcvPB — translation MTIPLIFEWSRDGATGYSLPDSQVPTVNLPEELLRENLALPEVSELEVIRHFVRLSQLNFAIDTTFYPLGSCTMKYNPKVNEEVAAHRGIRRVHPYTPIEKVQGALQVMYELQQALAEIAGMDAVSLQPAAGAHGELTGMLVIRAYLDSIGQTHKTKVIVPDSAHGTNPATAAMAGYQVVTVRSDDRGNVDLEELKRLVDEEVAAMMLTNPNTLGLFDEHIREICEVIHEAGGLMYGDGANMNAIMGIVKPGELGFDVLHFNLHKTFTTPHGGGGPGAGPIAVKDFLAPFLPSPIVTARDTEEGRIYQFQDPPKSIGKVRSLWGNFAVLVRAYTYIMQQGSEGLRSVSEHAILNANYLLSLLRDAYQVPYDRPCMHEFVLSGSKQKRFGVRTLDIAKRLIDYGFHPPTIYFPLIVEECLMIEPTETENKRTLDEFAAAMIKIAEEAEKDPELVKSAPHNAVVRRLDETTAARKPDLVYQQAVE, via the coding sequence ATGACCATACCTCTAATCTTCGAATGGAGCCGAGATGGCGCCACTGGATACAGTCTACCAGATAGTCAAGTCCCTACAGTAAATCTCCCAGAGGAGCTGTTAAGGGAAAATCTCGCTCTGCCAGAAGTCAGCGAGCTTGAGGTAATTCGTCACTTCGTGAGGCTGTCTCAGTTAAACTTTGCCATAGATACTACCTTTTATCCTCTTGGCTCTTGTACGATGAAGTACAACCCCAAAGTCAACGAAGAGGTGGCTGCTCACCGGGGCATTAGGAGAGTTCATCCATATACTCCTATCGAAAAGGTCCAAGGGGCATTACAAGTTATGTATGAGCTCCAGCAGGCATTAGCCGAAATTGCTGGCATGGACGCCGTCTCATTGCAACCGGCTGCAGGCGCACATGGCGAGCTGACCGGTATGCTCGTGATTAGAGCGTACTTAGATAGCATAGGACAGACACACAAAACTAAAGTAATAGTGCCAGATTCCGCTCATGGCACAAACCCAGCCACCGCCGCTATGGCCGGATATCAGGTAGTAACCGTCAGGAGCGATGATCGCGGTAACGTTGACCTCGAGGAACTAAAGCGCCTGGTGGATGAGGAAGTGGCCGCCATGATGCTTACTAATCCCAATACCCTTGGGTTGTTTGATGAGCATATCAGAGAGATATGCGAAGTTATTCATGAAGCTGGCGGACTGATGTACGGTGATGGCGCAAACATGAATGCCATAATGGGTATAGTTAAACCAGGCGAGCTTGGGTTTGACGTGCTTCACTTTAACTTGCACAAAACCTTCACAACACCCCATGGTGGAGGAGGTCCCGGGGCAGGGCCAATAGCAGTTAAAGACTTCTTAGCTCCATTTTTGCCATCGCCAATAGTAACAGCTCGAGATACAGAGGAAGGTAGGATCTATCAATTCCAAGATCCCCCCAAGAGCATAGGAAAAGTAAGATCTCTATGGGGGAATTTTGCAGTACTGGTAAGGGCGTACACATATATAATGCAGCAAGGCTCTGAGGGTCTAAGGTCTGTCAGTGAACACGCTATACTCAATGCAAACTATCTTTTGTCTCTACTAAGAGACGCTTATCAGGTACCCTATGATCGTCCCTGTATGCACGAGTTCGTACTTTCAGGGTCAAAGCAGAAGCGATTTGGTGTTCGTACCCTAGATATAGCTAAGAGGCTCATCGATTATGGCTTTCATCCGCCGACAATCTACTTCCCGCTTATTGTAGAAGAATGTCTGATGATTGAACCTACTGAGACGGAAAATAAGAGAACCTTGGATGAGTTTGCTGCAGCTATGATAAAAATAGCCGAAGAAGCTGAGAAAGATCCGGAACTAGTAAAGTCAGCACCGCATAATGCTGTCGTAAGAAGGCTAGATGAAACGACGGCAGCTAGGAAACCTGACCTGGTGTACCAGCAAGCAGTGGAATGA
- the mfd gene encoding transcription-repair coupling factor, with protein sequence MTTKPLIELLSKSNQIQHLKAQLSRGEKVCYLPSAVPSAYPALWATLFAEMHTDTLLIVPRPEEAQNVADSLSTYLWDPKRVLLWPAHDDLPYERIASPTQDSPFRRLSALERILRTDREPLLIVASVKSILEPTLARRYFEDHREFVKTGDAVDIIALANRVAELGYSPVASVEEVGQFSRRGGIFDIWTPSSDLPIRLELFGDEVESIRLFDPETQRSTREIESFSIISPYEIPVAEYESALERLQQIDLSNLRHEVTSSWKQSLEKLSAGDLPAIHSIIAPYFPSGLGNLLDYLSEGTIVFTDLPDRLALTASTLRSHIEGMRLEMEQSGDIPSNLLSPVFEWSYIEDRLKALPKIEPVNSAEGNLKFYPAPQIRSSTIDIVDNLRSWIDEGRTVFIVTRHHERIRHVAKEHNLPLALDEDVKQGQMFIVPGSIQDGWICDDINLVVLSDTELWGYREPRRARSPRKAPQRVFLADLQPGSYVVHVDHGVAKYVGNVMRGSSGAEREYLVLEYAGGDRLYVPVDQIDRISPYIGGGEPALSRLGTADWARTKRRAKKAADQLAKELLQLYAAREIAKGHSFSPDNELHKEFESAFPYVETDDQLAAIEDVKADMESPKPMDRLICGDVGYGKTEVALRAAFKAVADGKQVAVLVPTTVLALQHYETFRSRFNPFGIRVEMLSRLRTKKERDQVLEDLQKGNVDIVIGTHTILQKNVVFKDLGLVIVDEEQRFGVKHKETLKQIRTQVDVLTLTATPIPRTLQMALSGVRDMSVIETAPEDRLPVYTYIVPKNDSIIRDSIIRELERGGQVFYVHNRVQDIYKVAHKLQEMVPEARITVAHGQMPEQQLEQVMLDFMHHHYDVLVCTTIIESGLDIPNANTLIVDDATHMGLAQLYQLRGRVGRSSNRAYAYLMYRPDARMTEDAQKRLEAISEATQLGAGFRVAMKDLEIRGAGNFLGPEQSGHVYAIGLELYTQMIERAVQELRTGQPISEPPAVTIDLPIPALIPEHYVSDRDTRIRLYRRLASTSTARELRSMESEMRDRFGPLPEEAINLIKLIDLKIVAAKAGVTAIRAADNEVIIKTDNPPPAERLAHWRGVRVVPGQVRVEISGKPDRWLTRLRSVLLQMSYTPEEYQSTGLEDRMVSGR encoded by the coding sequence ATGACAACAAAGCCTCTAATAGAACTACTATCTAAGTCCAATCAAATCCAGCATCTAAAGGCACAACTCAGTAGAGGAGAAAAGGTCTGTTATCTTCCATCTGCTGTCCCTTCTGCCTACCCAGCTTTGTGGGCAACATTATTTGCCGAGATGCACACAGACACTCTGTTGATAGTGCCAAGGCCAGAAGAAGCTCAGAACGTAGCTGACTCTCTATCTACATACCTATGGGATCCTAAGAGGGTACTGCTATGGCCGGCACACGATGATCTACCTTATGAGAGAATAGCTAGTCCAACTCAAGACTCTCCATTCAGAAGGCTATCAGCCTTGGAGCGAATATTACGAACAGATAGGGAGCCACTGCTAATCGTCGCAAGCGTTAAATCCATCTTGGAACCCACGTTGGCTCGACGCTACTTTGAGGATCATAGAGAGTTTGTCAAGACAGGAGACGCTGTAGATATCATTGCCTTGGCTAACAGAGTGGCCGAGCTCGGTTATTCACCCGTTGCCAGTGTCGAAGAAGTCGGTCAGTTCTCACGGCGAGGCGGTATCTTTGACATATGGACACCATCATCAGATCTGCCAATTAGATTAGAACTCTTTGGCGATGAAGTTGAAAGCATAAGGCTGTTTGATCCAGAAACACAAAGATCCACCCGAGAAATAGAATCATTCTCTATAATTTCGCCATACGAGATACCAGTTGCTGAGTATGAGTCAGCACTGGAACGCCTTCAGCAGATAGATCTGTCTAATCTGCGCCATGAAGTAACATCCAGCTGGAAACAATCCCTGGAAAAGCTATCAGCAGGTGACCTTCCGGCCATACATAGCATAATAGCTCCATACTTTCCAAGTGGCCTGGGTAATCTGCTTGACTACCTTAGCGAAGGCACTATAGTCTTCACCGATCTGCCTGACAGGCTTGCGCTTACAGCGAGCACCCTGCGTTCACACATTGAAGGTATGCGACTGGAGATGGAGCAGTCAGGGGATATACCCTCGAACCTGCTTAGTCCTGTATTTGAATGGAGCTATATAGAGGATAGACTCAAGGCGCTACCGAAGATAGAACCTGTCAATTCGGCTGAGGGAAACCTTAAATTCTATCCCGCTCCACAGATTAGATCCAGCACCATAGACATAGTGGATAACCTGCGATCTTGGATTGACGAGGGTAGAACTGTATTTATCGTAACACGGCACCACGAGAGAATCCGCCACGTAGCCAAAGAGCACAACTTGCCACTGGCACTAGATGAAGATGTTAAACAGGGGCAGATGTTCATAGTACCTGGCTCCATTCAAGATGGTTGGATATGTGACGATATCAATCTGGTGGTTCTTTCAGACACTGAACTTTGGGGCTATAGGGAGCCAAGAAGGGCACGCTCTCCAAGGAAAGCTCCTCAGAGAGTCTTCCTAGCTGACCTCCAGCCAGGTAGCTACGTAGTACATGTAGACCATGGGGTAGCTAAGTACGTAGGCAATGTTATGAGAGGTAGCTCGGGAGCAGAACGAGAGTACCTGGTGTTGGAGTATGCCGGAGGGGACAGACTATACGTACCCGTAGATCAAATAGATAGAATCTCTCCATACATTGGTGGAGGTGAGCCTGCGCTCAGTCGGTTGGGAACCGCCGACTGGGCGCGTACCAAAAGAAGAGCCAAGAAGGCAGCAGATCAACTAGCTAAAGAGTTACTTCAGCTATACGCAGCCCGAGAGATAGCCAAGGGTCATAGCTTTTCTCCAGACAATGAGCTCCATAAAGAGTTCGAAAGTGCGTTCCCTTACGTGGAAACGGATGATCAATTGGCAGCCATTGAAGATGTCAAGGCCGATATGGAATCGCCAAAGCCTATGGATAGGTTGATATGCGGAGATGTGGGGTACGGCAAAACCGAAGTGGCGCTTAGAGCTGCATTCAAGGCTGTGGCAGATGGCAAACAAGTCGCAGTACTCGTCCCCACAACCGTGCTTGCATTGCAGCATTATGAGACCTTTAGATCCAGATTTAACCCATTTGGCATACGAGTTGAGATGCTGTCCAGGCTACGGACCAAGAAGGAGAGGGACCAAGTCCTGGAAGATTTGCAGAAGGGTAATGTTGATATAGTTATAGGCACGCATACCATCCTTCAAAAAAATGTAGTTTTCAAGGACCTTGGGCTAGTCATAGTAGATGAGGAGCAAAGATTTGGCGTCAAGCACAAGGAGACGCTTAAGCAGATACGTACTCAGGTAGACGTGCTGACTCTTACAGCCACCCCTATACCCAGGACTCTGCAAATGGCGCTTTCGGGAGTGAGGGATATGAGTGTGATAGAAACTGCTCCCGAGGATCGCTTGCCTGTATACACCTATATTGTTCCGAAGAATGACAGCATTATCAGGGACAGTATCATAAGGGAGTTGGAACGAGGCGGTCAGGTCTTCTACGTGCATAATAGAGTGCAGGACATCTACAAGGTAGCGCACAAACTACAAGAGATGGTGCCAGAAGCTCGCATCACTGTTGCCCATGGTCAAATGCCAGAACAGCAGCTAGAGCAGGTAATGCTGGACTTCATGCATCACCATTACGATGTTCTAGTATGTACCACCATTATCGAGTCAGGATTGGATATCCCCAACGCTAATACGCTAATAGTGGACGATGCCACACATATGGGCTTGGCTCAACTCTATCAGCTACGGGGTAGAGTGGGTAGAAGCAGCAATCGAGCATACGCATACCTCATGTACAGACCTGATGCCAGGATGACAGAGGATGCACAGAAAAGACTGGAAGCAATTTCAGAAGCTACGCAGCTGGGTGCTGGCTTCCGAGTAGCTATGAAGGACCTTGAGATAAGGGGAGCAGGCAATTTCTTGGGGCCAGAGCAAAGCGGGCATGTTTATGCCATTGGACTAGAGCTTTACACCCAAATGATAGAGAGAGCGGTACAGGAACTGCGTACAGGACAACCCATAAGTGAGCCCCCAGCAGTAACGATAGATCTACCGATTCCAGCTCTGATACCCGAACATTACGTCTCTGATAGAGACACCAGAATCAGGTTGTACAGGCGATTAGCATCTACATCAACGGCACGTGAGCTTAGATCGATGGAAAGCGAGATGCGAGATAGGTTCGGACCGCTACCTGAAGAGGCTATCAACCTGATCAAGCTCATAGATCTCAAGATAGTAGCAGCAAAAGCAGGTGTCACTGCAATACGAGCAGCTGACAACGAAGTAATAATCAAGACTGACAACCCTCCACCTGCTGAGAGGCTGGCACATTGGCGAGGAGTTAGAGTAGTGCCTGGTCAGGTAAGAGTAGAGATTAGTGGCAAGCCCGATCGATGGCTTACTAGGTTAAGGTCCGTACTACTTCAGATGTCCTACACGCCCGAGGAGTATCAGTCAACCGGCCTGGAAGATAGGATGGTTAGCGGGAGATAA